A portion of the Candidatus Margulisiibacteriota bacterium genome contains these proteins:
- the coaBC gene encoding bifunctional phosphopantothenoylcysteine decarboxylase/phosphopantothenate--cysteine ligase CoaBC gives MSGQKIIVGVTGGIACYKAVSLVSALRQQDFRVQVVMTENAARFVTPVTFRAVSRQPVCAAEFAAGGEPVPHIGLVEDAALYVVAPATANTIARLANGLADNILTASFLAARCPKIIVPAMNTAMWENPLTQENLRKLKKYGVAVIEPASGYLACGVSGAGRYPDNKIILAKIQETLGFSAKLRGKKIVITGGGTREPLDPVRVLANNSSGQMGLALKAAAEKAGADTVYIDAAALDVRGLKEKIAAEFANADALIMAAAVSDYRAAQVSPRKIKSSPEKLTIELVRTEDLLQYFAGQKKRQYLVGFALESENLLENAAQKLREKNLDLLAANDISALGGAEAAVVLLEKSGVQETLGKLPKIKIAEKIIEKVSAALAAAHD, from the coding sequence ATGAGCGGCCAGAAAATTATAGTCGGCGTAACGGGCGGTATTGCTTGCTACAAAGCGGTCAGTCTGGTCAGCGCGTTGCGCCAGCAGGATTTCCGGGTACAGGTTGTTATGACTGAAAACGCGGCCAGATTTGTCACGCCAGTGACTTTTCGCGCGGTTTCCCGTCAGCCGGTTTGCGCCGCGGAATTTGCCGCGGGCGGCGAGCCGGTGCCGCATATCGGTCTGGTCGAGGACGCCGCGCTGTATGTTGTCGCGCCGGCCACGGCCAACACCATTGCCAGACTGGCCAATGGTCTGGCGGATAATATTTTGACCGCGTCTTTTTTGGCCGCGCGCTGTCCCAAAATAATCGTGCCGGCCATGAATACCGCCATGTGGGAAAATCCGCTCACACAGGAAAATCTGCGAAAATTAAAAAAATACGGGGTCGCGGTTATCGAGCCGGCTTCCGGTTATCTGGCCTGCGGCGTGAGTGGCGCGGGACGTTATCCCGATAATAAAATTATTCTGGCCAAAATACAGGAAACGCTGGGATTTTCGGCCAAACTGCGCGGCAAAAAAATTGTCATTACTGGCGGCGGCACGCGCGAGCCGCTCGATCCGGTGCGCGTCCTGGCCAATAATTCTTCCGGCCAAATGGGTCTGGCTTTAAAAGCCGCCGCGGAAAAAGCCGGCGCGGACACGGTGTATATCGACGCCGCGGCGCTGGACGTGCGTGGCTTGAAAGAAAAAATCGCCGCGGAATTTGCCAATGCTGACGCGCTAATTATGGCCGCGGCGGTGTCGGATTATCGGGCGGCGCAGGTCAGTCCGCGCAAAATAAAGTCCTCTCCGGAAAAATTAACTATCGAGCTGGTCAGAACCGAGGATTTGCTGCAATATTTTGCCGGTCAGAAAAAACGGCAGTATCTGGTTGGTTTTGCGCTGGAAAGCGAAAACCTGCTGGAGAATGCCGCCCAAAAACTGCGCGAGAAAAATCTGGATTTGCTCGCCGCCAACGACATCTCCGCGCTGGGCGGCGCGGAAGCGGCGGTGGTTTTGCTGGAAAAGAGCGGTGTTCAGGAAACTCTGGGAAAGCTGCCGAAAATAAAGATCGCGGAGAAGATTATCGAAAAAGTCAGCGCCGCGCTGGCAGCCGCGCATGACTAA
- the rpoZ gene encoding DNA-directed RNA polymerase subunit omega: MKEIVIEEVLEKLDNRFMLSVVAAKRARQLKDGAVQQVELSKEKDDTDLVIALDEINAGKIKAEIAQPDSETAESLSAKIIEKAKGAKKKSDK, encoded by the coding sequence ATGAAAGAGATAGTAATTGAGGAAGTGCTGGAAAAATTGGACAACCGTTTCATGCTGTCGGTGGTGGCGGCCAAGCGCGCGCGCCAGCTCAAGGACGGCGCGGTGCAGCAGGTGGAATTAAGCAAAGAAAAAGACGACACAGACTTGGTGATCGCGCTGGATGAGATCAACGCCGGCAAGATCAAAGCTGAGATCGCGCAGCCGGACTCCGAAACAGCGGAGTCTTTGAGCGCGAAAATTATCGAAAAAGCCAAAGGCGCCAAGAAAAAAAGCGACAAGTAG
- the gmk gene encoding guanylate kinase, translating to MLLVISGPSGVGKGTVIQEILRNRQDLSVSVSYTSRTPRAGETEGVSYFFVSRAVFEQMIAAGEFLEYAEVHRNYYGTGRAQVRRMLGSGRSVLFEVDVQGGINLRRQFKELRSIFILPPGEAALVERIKNRGTETPETMRIRLETMRVEMLKAAEYDYQVVNDQLGACVKKINKIIDQEIKLEKENGR from the coding sequence ATGCTCTTGGTGATATCCGGTCCTTCGGGAGTGGGTAAAGGTACGGTTATACAAGAAATTTTGCGCAACCGGCAGGATTTGAGCGTTTCGGTATCGTACACTTCGCGCACGCCCCGCGCCGGGGAAACAGAGGGCGTGAGTTATTTTTTTGTCAGCCGCGCGGTGTTTGAGCAGATGATCGCCGCGGGTGAGTTCTTAGAATACGCGGAAGTGCACCGCAATTATTACGGCACAGGCCGCGCGCAGGTGCGCCGGATGCTGGGCTCTGGCCGCAGCGTGCTTTTTGAAGTCGATGTGCAGGGCGGCATCAATCTGCGGCGGCAGTTTAAGGAATTGCGCTCGATTTTTATTTTGCCGCCCGGCGAAGCCGCGCTGGTCGAGCGGATCAAGAACCGCGGCACGGAAACGCCGGAAACAATGCGGATCCGGCTGGAAACGATGCGCGTGGAAATGTTAAAAGCGGCAGAATATGATTATCAGGTGGTCAACGACCAATTGGGCGCCTGCGTAAAAAAAATAAACAAAATAATCGACCAGGAAATAAAATTGGAAAAGGAGAACGGACGATGA
- a CDS encoding prepilin-type N-terminal cleavage/methylation domain-containing protein: MKKAFSLMELLVVMSIIGMLSAVLIPNLAGAQNRAKEAALRALLYNVQAEVEGYYLDNDHYPDGESTPLAQLVNELGLKRFRNPFTGKDYLASDQAGRIMYSLNGGLGVYTLTAYKKDGAAVLLELTNN; the protein is encoded by the coding sequence ATGAAAAAAGCATTTTCGTTAATGGAATTGCTGGTCGTGATGTCGATCATCGGCATGCTGTCAGCTGTCCTGATCCCCAATCTGGCCGGCGCGCAAAACCGCGCCAAAGAAGCGGCCCTGCGCGCGCTTCTATATAATGTGCAGGCGGAAGTCGAGGGCTACTATTTGGATAATGATCATTATCCTGACGGCGAATCCACACCGCTGGCGCAGCTGGTCAATGAACTGGGCTTGAAGCGTTTCCGCAATCCTTTTACCGGCAAGGACTATCTGGCCAGTGATCAGGCTGGGCGGATTATGTACAGTTTGAATGGCGGCTTGGGTGTCTACACGCTGACCGCCTATAAAAAAGACGGCGCGGCAGTCCTGCTGGAATTAACAAATAATTGA
- a CDS encoding type II secretion system F family protein produces MSNLQKNLELLEELDALLDCGYSQSEILDLLGSELGRKYRRRLQRGEPWSSVWELEPEMLLVLRTAELNGRLRDFVALALEHYRDQTALQNTLRQKAAYPLLTLGFTLLMLLAFIFFLLPLFNSLITELGGQANSAFWQWLFLGGLVLLLLNGKFIYAYLLEKTGLRRTLESIQTLNLLAITDRAGIPLANFLSEYLRSAPPSALSRVYFYLAKGLSVGEALSRAELFQPQELKLLTVGGGANYSRGLVYLLKNFKQDYQNRINKIIFYFEPVLLLLTGGIIALTAWSFFRPLFSYAGMEF; encoded by the coding sequence ATGAGCAATTTGCAAAAAAATCTTGAGCTGCTGGAAGAACTCGACGCGCTGCTGGACTGCGGCTACAGCCAGAGCGAAATTTTGGATCTCTTAGGTAGCGAACTGGGGCGCAAATACCGCCGGCGTTTGCAGCGCGGCGAGCCCTGGAGCAGCGTTTGGGAACTGGAGCCGGAAATGCTTTTAGTTTTGCGCACGGCGGAGTTGAACGGCCGGCTGCGTGATTTTGTCGCGCTGGCGCTTGAACATTACCGCGACCAAACAGCTTTGCAAAACACGCTGCGCCAAAAAGCCGCCTATCCTTTATTGACGCTTGGTTTCACGCTGCTGATGCTGCTGGCGTTCATCTTTTTTCTGCTGCCGTTATTCAACAGTCTGATAACCGAACTGGGCGGCCAGGCTAATTCCGCGTTTTGGCAGTGGCTGTTTCTCGGCGGATTGGTGTTGCTTTTGCTGAACGGCAAATTTATTTATGCTTATCTGCTGGAAAAAACCGGCCTGCGCCGGACGCTGGAGTCTATCCAGACGCTTAATTTGCTGGCGATCACCGACCGCGCGGGGATTCCGTTGGCCAATTTTTTGAGCGAGTATTTGCGCAGCGCGCCGCCGTCAGCTTTGAGCCGCGTCTATTTTTATCTGGCCAAAGGTTTGTCGGTGGGCGAGGCTCTCTCCCGCGCGGAGTTGTTCCAGCCGCAGGAATTAAAGCTCCTGACGGTCGGCGGCGGAGCCAATTATTCGCGCGGCCTGGTTTATTTGCTGAAAAATTTCAAACAGGATTACCAAAATAGGATCAACAAAATCATTTTTTATTTTGAGCCGGTGCTGCTTTTATTGACCGGCGGCATTATCGCGCTGACGGCCTGGAGTTTTTTTCGCCCCTTGTTTAGTTACGCGGGAATGGAGTTTTAA
- a CDS encoding YifB family Mg chelatase-like AAA ATPase translates to MLTTVNSAAALGLEASLIRVEVDMRGGLAQHIIVGLPDAAVKESKERIESALRNSGLPVDFFCKYTINLAPAAIRKEGPAFDLPIAVGMMANAGLFDAAALNGKIFLGELSLNGEIKPVRGVLIMALAAAQNGLREIVLAPDNAEEAALVKGLRVLPARDLAETLAYLRGAKKAIPYQPPVPSGTAQKFNGDFAEIKGQYLAKRALEIAAAGGHNVLLIGSPGCGKTMLARRLPTILPDLTYEESIEVSKIYSAAGLLRRGLIRRRQFRAPHHTISGVGIAGGGRIPRPGEISLAHQGVLFLDEFTEFDRSVLEVLRQPLEDGEITISRALAALTYPARFILAAALNPCPCGYAMDRRKKCVCTPPQIANYWKKLSGPILDRIDIFVEVPSLSAEELDARSSGESSAAVRQRVAAARDRQTRRFAGRSGLHANAGMSPAELKELAGITTGARQLLFTAAEKLGFSARAYDRILKVARTIADLSGAPEVLEEHAAEALQYKMHDWMRP, encoded by the coding sequence ATGCTGACTACGGTAAATTCGGCGGCGGCGCTGGGGCTGGAAGCGAGTCTGATCCGCGTGGAGGTGGACATGCGCGGCGGTCTGGCGCAGCATATTATAGTTGGGCTGCCCGACGCGGCTGTCAAGGAGAGCAAAGAGCGTATCGAGTCCGCCCTGCGCAATTCCGGCCTGCCGGTCGATTTTTTCTGCAAATATACGATCAATCTCGCGCCGGCGGCGATCCGCAAAGAAGGCCCGGCTTTTGACCTGCCAATCGCCGTCGGTATGATGGCCAACGCCGGCTTGTTTGACGCGGCCGCGCTGAACGGAAAGATTTTTCTGGGCGAACTTTCTCTAAACGGCGAAATAAAACCGGTGCGCGGCGTGCTGATCATGGCTTTGGCGGCGGCGCAGAACGGCCTGCGGGAAATTGTCCTGGCGCCGGACAACGCGGAGGAAGCGGCTCTGGTCAAAGGGCTGCGGGTCTTGCCCGCGCGCGATTTGGCGGAAACGCTGGCCTATTTGCGCGGGGCGAAAAAAGCTATTCCGTATCAGCCGCCGGTTCCTTCCGGCACGGCGCAAAAATTTAACGGCGATTTTGCGGAGATCAAAGGCCAGTATTTGGCCAAGCGCGCGCTGGAGATCGCGGCGGCCGGCGGACATAATGTGCTGCTGATCGGCTCGCCGGGCTGCGGCAAAACCATGCTGGCGCGGCGTCTGCCGACTATTCTGCCGGATTTGACCTATGAGGAATCCATCGAAGTTTCTAAAATCTACAGCGCGGCCGGTTTATTGCGCCGCGGTCTGATCCGCCGCCGCCAGTTTCGCGCGCCACATCATACGATCAGCGGCGTTGGCATTGCCGGCGGCGGACGGATCCCCAGACCCGGGGAGATCTCGCTGGCGCATCAGGGCGTTTTGTTCCTGGACGAGTTTACAGAATTTGACCGCTCTGTTTTGGAAGTCCTGCGCCAGCCGCTGGAAGACGGCGAGATCACTATTTCCCGCGCGCTGGCCGCGCTGACTTATCCGGCGCGTTTTATTCTCGCGGCGGCGCTAAATCCCTGTCCCTGCGGTTACGCTATGGATCGGCGGAAAAAATGTGTTTGTACGCCGCCGCAGATCGCTAATTATTGGAAAAAATTATCCGGGCCGATCTTAGACCGGATCGATATTTTCGTCGAAGTGCCGTCTTTGAGCGCGGAAGAGCTGGATGCCAGATCCAGCGGCGAATCCTCAGCCGCAGTCCGGCAGAGAGTGGCCGCGGCGCGGGATAGGCAGACACGGCGTTTTGCCGGCCGTAGCGGTCTGCACGCCAATGCCGGCATGTCTCCGGCCGAGCTTAAAGAATTGGCCGGGATAACGACGGGCGCGCGGCAATTACTCTTTACGGCCGCCGAAAAACTGGGTTTCTCCGCCCGCGCCTACGACCGTATTCTGAAAGTCGCGCGGACTATAGCTGACTTGAGCGGCGCGCCGGAGGTTCTGGAAGAACACGCGGCGGAAGCCCTGCAGTACAAAATGCACGATTGGATGCGGCCATGA
- a CDS encoding ZIP family metal transporter, producing the protein MVLLQALAASFLVSLVSFAGALALLVKEKALRKILLVLVAFSAGSLIGNSFLHLIPEALLELSEHSPVFFSVLAGFTFFFLLERCLYWRHCHHESCAVHNFSYLNLCGDAAHNFIDGLIIGGSFLLSPAAGWITTLTVMSHEIPQELGDFGVLLYGGLSKYRALAYNFASALTAILGTVCGFFFARQSAIFTGALLAFTAGGFIYIASSDLIPELHEVQDKKQALLNFLTFILGLAFMYALTFLPEG; encoded by the coding sequence ATGGTTTTACTGCAGGCGCTGGCCGCAAGTTTTTTGGTTAGTTTGGTGTCTTTTGCCGGCGCGCTGGCTTTGCTGGTCAAGGAAAAAGCTCTGCGGAAAATTCTGCTGGTTTTGGTGGCGTTCAGCGCCGGCTCGCTCATCGGCAATTCTTTTCTGCATTTGATACCCGAAGCGTTGCTGGAATTAAGCGAACACTCGCCCGTTTTTTTCTCCGTACTCGCCGGTTTTACCTTTTTCTTTCTGCTGGAAAGATGTTTGTACTGGCGGCACTGCCATCACGAGAGCTGCGCGGTGCATAATTTTTCGTATCTCAATCTCTGCGGGGACGCGGCGCATAATTTTATTGACGGGCTGATCATCGGCGGCAGTTTTTTGCTCAGTCCGGCTGCCGGCTGGATCACCACGCTGACGGTCATGAGCCACGAGATACCGCAGGAGCTGGGGGATTTCGGCGTGCTGCTCTACGGGGGCTTAAGTAAATACCGAGCGCTGGCTTATAATTTTGCTTCGGCTCTGACCGCAATCCTTGGCACGGTCTGCGGCTTTTTCTTCGCCCGCCAGTCCGCAATTTTTACCGGGGCGCTTTTGGCCTTTACCGCTGGCGGATTTATTTACATAGCCAGCAGCGATTTGATCCCCGAACTGCATGAAGTTCAGGATAAAAAACAAGCGCTGCTGAATTTTTTGACTTTTATTTTAGGTTTGGCATTCATGTACGCGCTGACTTTTCTACCGGAAGGTTGA
- a CDS encoding helix-turn-helix domain-containing protein — protein sequence MGELITDKDLKLLIGRKLRLLRERSKKTLENSAEDLNLDYAQYCRMLKGTTLPHLVTLANINKFYNLDMNWWFKESRECARDKARIREKTVEFELLSSFQKLNIQTKEIVLEMINNLSRKRKKYTRKKF from the coding sequence ATGGGCGAGCTTATAACAGATAAAGATCTGAAGTTATTAATTGGCAGGAAGCTCCGTCTGCTCCGAGAGCGTAGCAAAAAGACACTGGAAAATTCCGCCGAAGATTTGAATTTGGATTACGCGCAATATTGCCGTATGCTGAAAGGAACTACGCTGCCGCATTTGGTGACGCTGGCCAATATCAATAAATTTTATAATCTAGATATGAACTGGTGGTTTAAGGAGTCACGAGAGTGTGCCCGGGATAAAGCGCGGATCCGCGAAAAGACAGTGGAATTTGAGCTGCTCAGCAGTTTCCAAAAACTGAATATTCAAACCAAAGAAATTGTTCTTGAAATGATAAACAATCTGTCCAGGAAACGCAAAAAATACACGAGAAAGAAATTTTAA
- a CDS encoding TIGR03915 family putative DNA repair protein, giving the protein MLFVYDGSLEGFLTAVFEAYRLKIVPEIVTAENYQKGLFDEIQQITADPAKAARVSAKLRELEIFYNVQCCYLSSFPDKEKIIFNYVRKTLSAGRSLDGNYADPDIASALECLRRVAREAERLKGLLRFQELSDGSFYAACEPDHGVLPLLAGHCRARFSAQNWLIHDVRRGLALIYQDCQLNLFSAVDLQDARGKYSARESHYQELWKTFWRAVAIQERKNPKLQRQFMPKRYWKYLVEKN; this is encoded by the coding sequence ATGCTGTTTGTTTACGACGGCAGTTTGGAAGGTTTTCTGACGGCGGTTTTTGAAGCTTACCGCCTGAAAATTGTGCCGGAAATTGTCACGGCGGAAAATTATCAAAAAGGCTTGTTCGATGAAATTCAGCAGATAACGGCCGATCCGGCGAAAGCGGCCAGAGTTTCGGCCAAACTGCGGGAGCTGGAAATTTTTTACAATGTGCAATGCTGCTATCTCTCCAGTTTCCCGGACAAAGAAAAAATAATTTTCAATTACGTGCGCAAAACGCTGTCTGCCGGGCGCAGTCTGGATGGAAACTACGCTGATCCAGACATAGCGTCGGCGCTGGAATGTCTGCGCCGGGTCGCGCGCGAGGCGGAGAGATTAAAAGGCCTGCTGCGTTTTCAGGAATTGAGCGATGGGAGTTTTTACGCGGCCTGCGAGCCGGATCACGGAGTGCTGCCTCTGCTCGCCGGACATTGCCGCGCGCGCTTCAGCGCGCAAAACTGGCTGATCCACGATGTACGGCGCGGCCTGGCGCTGATCTATCAAGACTGTCAGCTCAATTTATTTTCCGCGGTGGATCTTCAGGACGCGCGCGGCAAATACTCCGCGCGGGAAAGCCATTATCAGGAATTATGGAAAACTTTTTGGCGCGCGGTGGCCATACAAGAAAGAAAAAATCCTAAACTGCAAAGACAATTTATGCCGAAACGCTACTGGAAATATTTAGTGGAAAAGAATTAA
- a CDS encoding putative DNA modification/repair radical SAM protein, translating into MDLQEKIKILSGAARYDVSCASCGVSRAVSREVSRLAGQGLGSTVSAGICHSWSDDGRCVSLLKVLLTNYCIYDCAYCINRRSNDVPRAAFTPEELIDLTIQFYKRNYIEGLFLSSGVLQSPDHTMEQLIRVARTLREKQNYYGYIHLKIIPGASPELVRLAGRYADRLSTNIELPSAPSLRLLAPDKQPQVIARTMQAVAAVAPAAGQSTQLIVGATPERDLQIVSLSERLYRAHNLSRVYYSGYVPVNADKRLPALLEEPAAAAEKNRLIKLREHRLYQADWLLRFYKFSAAEILSPEYPDLDEFVDPKTAWALRHPEFFPVEINKAGYAALLRIPGIGVRSAKRIMQARRFHALQDKALQRIGVVWKRARYFIVCGGRLPDGAARSSPAALYRFLAAGPKQKLLPGQEQLALFAA; encoded by the coding sequence ATGGATTTGCAGGAAAAGATCAAAATTCTTTCCGGCGCGGCCAGATACGATGTATCCTGCGCGTCGTGCGGTGTTTCCCGCGCGGTATCGAGGGAGGTCAGCCGTTTGGCCGGGCAAGGCCTGGGTTCAACGGTCAGCGCGGGGATTTGCCACAGCTGGTCGGATGACGGCCGCTGCGTGTCGTTGCTCAAGGTGCTGCTGACTAATTACTGCATATACGACTGCGCGTATTGTATCAATCGCCGTAGCAACGACGTGCCGCGCGCCGCGTTCACGCCCGAGGAGTTAATTGACCTGACCATTCAGTTTTACAAACGTAATTATATAGAAGGACTGTTTTTAAGCTCCGGCGTGCTGCAAAGTCCTGACCATACTATGGAGCAATTGATCCGCGTGGCGCGGACTTTGCGGGAAAAACAGAATTATTACGGCTACATTCATTTGAAAATTATCCCGGGCGCCTCGCCGGAGTTGGTGCGTTTAGCCGGCCGCTATGCCGATAGACTGAGCACGAATATCGAACTGCCGAGCGCGCCGAGTCTGCGGCTGCTGGCGCCGGATAAGCAGCCGCAGGTTATCGCGCGGACTATGCAGGCCGTGGCCGCTGTCGCGCCTGCCGCCGGACAGAGCACCCAGCTTATCGTCGGCGCGACGCCGGAGCGCGATCTGCAGATCGTCAGTCTGTCTGAGCGGCTCTATCGAGCGCATAATTTAAGCCGTGTTTATTATTCCGGCTATGTGCCGGTCAACGCGGATAAGCGGCTGCCGGCTTTGCTGGAGGAGCCGGCCGCGGCGGCGGAAAAAAACCGTCTGATCAAATTGCGCGAACACCGCCTCTATCAGGCGGACTGGCTGCTGCGTTTTTATAAATTTTCCGCCGCTGAAATACTATCGCCGGAATATCCCGATCTTGATGAATTCGTCGATCCGAAAACCGCGTGGGCTTTGCGGCATCCGGAATTTTTTCCGGTGGAAATAAATAAGGCCGGGTACGCGGCGCTTTTGCGTATTCCGGGCATTGGCGTGCGTTCCGCCAAACGGATCATGCAGGCGCGGCGTTTTCACGCGCTGCAGGACAAAGCGCTGCAAAGGATCGGTGTGGTCTGGAAACGCGCCAGGTATTTTATTGTCTGCGGCGGGCGTTTGCCGGACGGCGCGGCGCGTTCCTCGCCAGCGGCTTTGTACCGGTTTTTAGCAGCCGGGCCAAAACAAAAACTCCTGCCCGGCCAGGAACAGCTGGCGCTCTTTGCCGCCTGA
- a CDS encoding ATP-binding cassette domain-containing protein, whose protein sequence is MIFLRLNKASVRRGGQAILKNISLEIDLGEQVAVLGPNGAGKSTLLKMLSGDIYPLYRAEPAIRLFGQERWDLFSLRHKLAVISSALQEQHQRRPDCAGLNIILSGLFGSIDIHENQRVSAAQKKEAWRIARGLNLTRLTRKTASTFSSGELRRFLIGRALINQPRVIVLDEPTVSLDIKARAQFLQNMRHLAQTGRSVILVTHLLEEIIPEITRVIILKDGRVFADGAKEKLLTSALLSRVFGLPLRVEKNKGWYTLKII, encoded by the coding sequence ATGATTTTTTTGCGGTTGAATAAAGCCTCTGTCCGCCGTGGCGGGCAGGCCATTCTCAAAAATATTTCTCTGGAAATTGATCTGGGCGAACAGGTGGCGGTGCTCGGTCCCAACGGCGCCGGAAAATCCACGCTGCTCAAAATGCTGTCTGGCGATATTTACCCGCTGTACCGCGCCGAACCGGCGATCCGGCTTTTCGGGCAGGAGCGCTGGGATCTGTTCAGCCTGCGCCATAAATTAGCTGTCATTTCCAGCGCGCTGCAGGAACAGCATCAGCGGCGCCCGGATTGCGCGGGGCTGAATATAATTTTGTCAGGACTCTTCGGCAGCATCGATATTCACGAAAATCAGCGCGTGTCCGCCGCGCAAAAAAAAGAAGCCTGGCGTATTGCGCGCGGGCTTAACTTGACCAGACTGACCAGGAAAACCGCCAGTACTTTTTCCAGCGGCGAGCTGCGCCGTTTTTTGATCGGCCGCGCGCTGATCAATCAGCCGCGGGTCATTGTGCTGGACGAGCCGACCGTTTCACTGGACATCAAAGCCCGCGCCCAATTTCTGCAAAACATGCGCCATCTGGCGCAGACCGGCCGCAGCGTAATTTTAGTCACCCATTTGCTGGAAGAAATAATTCCGGAGATCACGCGCGTCATTATTCTCAAAGACGGCAGAGTTTTTGCCGACGGAGCGAAAGAAAAGCTCCTGACCAGCGCGCTGCTTTCTCGGGTTTTTGGCCTGCCGCTGCGTGTCGAAAAAAATAAAGGCTGGTATACGCTGAAAATTATATAG